The following are encoded together in the Desulfobacteraceae bacterium genome:
- a CDS encoding Rieske 2Fe-2S domain-containing protein, producing the protein MKPSKTRTPGARKSQEMPAAVTRRGFLNGLWAVLGLAALAEFLWLAVSFLRPAKPGRTESQADAVVTAGALATFAPGTVTAFQNGAFYLVRLEDGGLLALSCKCTHLGCTVPWVEKEKKFLCPCHASAFDITGSVISSPAARPLDTFTVTVENNIVKVDTGRRFKRSGFDSGQPVYPPKARS; encoded by the coding sequence ATGAAGCCATCCAAGACCCGGACACCCGGAGCCCGAAAGTCCCAGGAGATGCCGGCGGCGGTTACCCGCCGCGGCTTTCTCAACGGTCTGTGGGCGGTTTTGGGCCTGGCGGCGCTGGCCGAATTCCTGTGGCTGGCCGTCTCCTTTCTGCGGCCGGCCAAACCCGGCAGGACCGAAAGCCAGGCCGACGCCGTCGTTACAGCGGGAGCGCTGGCAACCTTCGCGCCCGGAACCGTCACCGCGTTTCAAAACGGGGCCTTCTACCTGGTGCGACTGGAGGACGGGGGGTTGCTGGCGCTTTCCTGCAAGTGCACCCATCTGGGGTGCACCGTGCCGTGGGTTGAAAAGGAGAAGAAGTTTCTGTGCCCGTGTCACGCATCGGCCTTCGACATCACCGGCAGCGTGATCAGCTCACCGGCCGCGCGCCCGCTGGACACCTTCACGGTGACCGTTGAGAACAACATCGTCAAGGTCGACACCGGGCGCAGGTTCAAGCGCAGCGGCTTCGATTCCGGGCAGCCGGTATACCCCCCCAAGGCAAGATCGTGA
- a CDS encoding cytochrome b N-terminal domain-containing protein, whose protein sequence is MPPATEKRYKTLNPLGTLVLHFRPRRVPERTLRFTLTWGLGGMAAVLVLLQLFSGTLLKFAYGPLPTQAYESLVRLQEGFLFGRLVRNMHFWSANLLVVVVCLHGLRVFFSGGFHPPRRLNWVVGLSLFILLLLSNLTGYLLPWDQLAYWATTICVGVLEYIPLVGSRLQQVVLGGPQIGPATLRNFFALHTAVFPALIVMLMAFHFWRVRKAGGLVIPRAPAEEPEEKPAMVPTQPDLLLREAAMALAVIAGVLVLSLIFDAPMGQPANPGLSPNPTKAPWYFAGIQELLVHFHPSFALLITAALVFGLFCLPYLDYAEAPAGVWFASATGRRTALIAAAAAALATLLVVALDEYALDTSTMLPNLHPAVSLGLLPTVLLAAALAGLYAVMVKKFQATRLEAVQAVFVFLAVGWVLLTVTCVFFRGQGMKLRWPF, encoded by the coding sequence GTGCCCCCTGCAACGGAAAAGCGCTATAAGACTCTCAACCCGTTGGGCACCCTGGTCTTGCATTTCAGGCCGCGCAGGGTTCCGGAAAGGACCCTGCGTTTCACCCTGACCTGGGGTCTGGGCGGCATGGCGGCCGTTCTGGTGCTGCTCCAGTTGTTCAGCGGGACCCTGCTGAAATTCGCCTACGGGCCGCTCCCCACCCAGGCTTACGAGTCGCTGGTGCGCCTTCAGGAGGGCTTCCTGTTCGGGCGGCTGGTGCGCAACATGCATTTCTGGAGCGCCAACCTGCTGGTCGTCGTGGTCTGCCTGCACGGCCTGCGGGTTTTTTTCAGCGGCGGCTTTCACCCCCCCCGCCGGCTGAACTGGGTGGTTGGACTGAGCCTTTTCATTCTCCTGCTGCTATCCAACCTCACCGGCTACCTCCTCCCCTGGGACCAGCTGGCCTATTGGGCCACCACCATCTGCGTCGGCGTGCTGGAATACATCCCGCTGGTGGGCAGCCGGCTGCAGCAGGTCGTACTCGGCGGCCCCCAGATCGGCCCGGCCACCCTGCGCAATTTCTTCGCCCTGCACACCGCCGTTTTTCCCGCCCTGATCGTCATGCTGATGGCGTTTCACTTCTGGCGGGTGCGCAAGGCCGGCGGGCTGGTGATCCCCCGCGCCCCGGCCGAGGAGCCGGAGGAAAAGCCGGCCATGGTCCCGACCCAGCCGGACCTCCTGCTGCGGGAGGCGGCCATGGCCCTGGCGGTCATCGCCGGCGTGCTGGTTCTGTCGCTCATCTTCGATGCCCCCATGGGACAGCCGGCCAACCCCGGCCTCAGCCCCAACCCGACCAAGGCCCCCTGGTATTTTGCGGGCATTCAGGAACTGCTGGTGCACTTCCACCCGAGTTTTGCACTGTTGATCACCGCTGCCCTGGTGTTCGGTCTCTTTTGTCTGCCCTACCTTGATTACGCCGAGGCCCCGGCCGGTGTCTGGTTTGCATCGGCCACCGGCCGGCGCACCGCGCTTATCGCCGCTGCGGCGGCTGCGTTGGCCACCCTGCTGGTTGTCGCTTTGGATGAATACGCGCTTGATACTTCGACCATGCTGCCCAATCTGCACCCGGCCGTCAGTCTCGGGCTGCTGCCGACGGTTCTCCTGGCTGCAGCCCTCGCCGGGCTTTACGCTGTGATGGTGAAGAAGTTTCAGGCCACGCGCCTGGAGGCGGTCCAGGCCGTTTTTGTTTTTCTGGCGGTGGGGTGGGTGCTGTTGACCGTCACCTGCGTGTTTTTCAGGGGGCAGGGCATGAAGCTGCGCTGGCCCTTTTGA